In Arthrobacter sp. StoSoilB5, one genomic interval encodes:
- a CDS encoding response regulator, translating to MADDLRVLIVDDDFHVARLHAAYVDSVAGFMALAPAGSVSQALQAIHSLRPDLVLLDVYLPDGSGLDLLGQLDIDAIMLTAASDAPSIRVAMRRGALGYLLKPFTAESLSQQLRSYARYRRILGQQAGVDQTTIERAKRALVPGDVTPAQKPRSATEAAVLESLLPGEQYSAAEVADRVGVSRATAQRYLSSLADDGAVEIQLRYGSTGRPEHRYGIPG from the coding sequence GTGGCTGACGATTTGAGGGTGCTCATTGTGGATGATGATTTCCACGTGGCCCGGCTGCATGCAGCCTACGTGGACTCCGTGGCCGGCTTCATGGCGCTTGCCCCGGCCGGTTCGGTGTCCCAGGCGCTGCAGGCCATCCACAGCCTGCGGCCGGATCTGGTGTTGCTGGACGTATACCTGCCGGACGGTTCCGGGCTGGATTTGCTGGGACAGCTGGACATCGATGCCATCATGCTGACAGCGGCTTCTGACGCCCCGTCCATCAGGGTGGCGATGCGTCGCGGCGCCCTGGGGTACTTGTTGAAGCCCTTCACCGCGGAATCCTTGTCCCAGCAGCTGAGATCGTATGCGCGGTATCGCCGGATCCTTGGGCAGCAAGCAGGTGTTGACCAGACCACGATCGAGCGTGCCAAGCGCGCACTGGTCCCAGGCGACGTGACGCCCGCGCAGAAGCCACGCTCAGCCACCGAAGCCGCAGTACTCGAATCACTGCTTCCCGGCGAACAATACTCAGCCGCCGAAGTCGCAGACCGCGTGGGCGTTTCCCGGGCCACCGCTCAAAGGTACCTGTCCTCGCTTGCGGACGATGGCGCCGTCGAAATCCAATTACGCTACGGAAGCACGGGCCGCCCGGAACACCGCTACGGCATCCCGGGCTAG
- a CDS encoding ABC transporter permease yields the protein MTTTAAQRASAATARARTAPPPTRDAGTHPGAAVEPHLGVEPHLGVEPHLDPALSGRPDVRPTSRRLGPGPRRRLAGLVGPVALIVLWAAASATGLLDPRILSEPWTVVSTAGELIADGRLQENLAISAQRAGLGLLFGIVVGALLALLAGLSRVGEALIDGPVQIKRAIPGLALIPLLILWFGIDETMKVLTITLGVFVPIYLQTHAGLRGIDLRYVELAQTVGLTRSGFIRRVVLPGALPGFFLGLRFAVTGAWVSLVVVEQINSTSGIGYMMELARTYGQTNIIVLGLAVYGVLGLLSDAAVRLLERKALSWQRTLAG from the coding sequence ATGACAACCACTGCTGCCCAGCGCGCGTCTGCCGCTACCGCCCGCGCCCGCACGGCTCCCCCACCAACGCGCGACGCCGGCACCCACCCGGGTGCCGCCGTCGAACCTCATCTGGGTGTCGAACCTCATCTGGGCGTCGAACCTCATCTTGACCCCGCCCTCAGCGGCCGGCCGGATGTGCGGCCCACGAGCCGCCGCCTGGGTCCTGGACCAAGACGCCGCCTGGCCGGTTTGGTGGGTCCCGTCGCGCTGATCGTGTTGTGGGCTGCGGCGTCGGCCACCGGCCTGCTGGATCCGCGGATCTTGTCCGAGCCGTGGACCGTGGTGTCCACGGCGGGCGAGCTGATCGCGGACGGCCGACTCCAGGAAAATCTTGCAATCTCTGCCCAGCGTGCAGGTTTGGGGCTGTTGTTCGGGATTGTGGTGGGAGCCCTGCTGGCACTACTGGCTGGACTGAGCCGCGTGGGAGAGGCGTTGATCGATGGTCCTGTGCAAATCAAGCGCGCCATCCCCGGCCTGGCCTTGATCCCCCTGCTGATCCTGTGGTTCGGCATCGACGAAACCATGAAGGTCCTGACTATCACGTTGGGGGTGTTCGTGCCCATTTACCTGCAAACGCACGCCGGACTGCGCGGTATCGACCTGCGATACGTCGAGTTGGCACAGACCGTGGGGCTAACCCGGTCCGGGTTCATCCGCCGCGTGGTGCTCCCTGGAGCGCTGCCCGGATTCTTCCTGGGCCTTCGCTTCGCCGTCACTGGCGCATGGGTGTCCTTGGTGGTGGTGGAGCAGATCAATTCCACCAGCGGCATCGGCTACATGATGGAGCTCGCCCGCACGTACGGCCAAACCAACATCATCGTCCTGGGCCTTGCCGTCTACGGCGTCCTGGGCCTGCTTTCCGACGCAGCCGTCCGGCTCCTGGAACGAAAGGCATTGTCATGGCAACGCACGCTGGCGGGCTGA
- a CDS encoding ABC transporter ATP-binding protein produces the protein MATHAGGLSVSQGAQPRTGPSHEVSVRNLIRSFGPKGVLNGVDLDIAPGEFVALLGPSGCGKSTLLRALAGLDRDVRGSGIVKVPDQVSVVFQDSRLLPWDTVLGNVTLGLGDHDADFRGRRALAEVGLAGREKAWPHELSGGEQQRVALARSLVREPRLLLADEPFGALDALTRLKMHALLKELVAAHRPAVLLVTHDVDEAITLADRVIVLQDGRVALEREAGTGVERSSLRGELLSALGVHVAA, from the coding sequence ATGGCAACGCACGCTGGCGGGCTGAGTGTCTCGCAGGGAGCCCAACCGCGCACGGGACCTTCCCACGAGGTCTCCGTACGTAACCTCATCCGAAGCTTCGGCCCCAAGGGCGTGCTCAACGGCGTGGACCTGGACATTGCTCCTGGCGAGTTCGTCGCCCTGCTCGGCCCCAGCGGCTGCGGTAAGAGTACATTGCTCCGCGCTCTTGCCGGACTGGACCGCGACGTCCGCGGCAGTGGGATCGTCAAGGTCCCCGACCAGGTGTCAGTGGTGTTCCAGGACTCGAGGCTCCTCCCCTGGGACACCGTCCTGGGCAACGTCACTTTGGGCCTCGGGGATCACGACGCCGATTTCCGCGGACGCCGTGCACTCGCCGAGGTGGGACTCGCTGGCCGCGAAAAGGCCTGGCCGCACGAGCTGTCGGGAGGTGAGCAGCAGCGCGTCGCCTTGGCGAGGTCGCTGGTGCGGGAGCCCCGGCTGCTTCTTGCCGATGAACCGTTCGGCGCCCTCGACGCCCTGACCCGCCTGAAGATGCACGCGCTGTTGAAGGAACTCGTGGCCGCGCATCGCCCCGCCGTCCTGCTCGTCACCCACGACGTCGACGAGGCCATCACCTTGGCCGATCGCGTGATCGTCCTCCAAGACGGCCGCGTCGCTCTGGAGCGCGAGGCCGGAACCGGCGTCGAGCGTTCATCGCTGAGGGGCGAGCTGCTCTCTGCCCTCGGCGTCCACGTTGCTGCCTGA
- a CDS encoding RidA family protein: protein MRKTYGTGSVWEQTLGYSRAVQVDNTLFISATAASGPDGIVGDDFYSQTKYILEKLGAVLEEAGFSYGDVVQSKLYLTDISKWEDAGRAHGEVFGEIRPTLALVHVLPFLDSKMLVEIELVAQKSA, encoded by the coding sequence ATGCGCAAGACATATGGCACGGGTTCCGTCTGGGAACAGACCCTTGGATACTCCCGCGCGGTCCAGGTGGACAACACACTCTTCATCTCTGCCACGGCGGCCAGTGGGCCTGATGGCATCGTCGGCGATGACTTCTACTCGCAGACCAAGTACATCCTTGAGAAGCTCGGAGCGGTCCTCGAAGAAGCCGGGTTCTCCTACGGGGACGTCGTGCAGTCCAAGCTGTACCTGACGGACATCAGCAAGTGGGAAGACGCTGGCCGCGCCCACGGTGAGGTTTTCGGCGAGATCCGTCCCACCCTTGCCCTGGTGCACGTGCTGCCGTTCCTGGACTCCAAAATGCTGGTGGAGATCGAGCTCGTGGCGCAGAAGTCCGCGTAG
- a CDS encoding GNAT family N-acetyltransferase: MHSPITVRPALPEDYDDVARITQDSYVTAGYYGSADHPYLRQLQDVAARAEHAEIFVAERNGQVIGSVTAAPAGGGFSDIGLDDELELRTLVVDPAVQRSGAGRALVQAVVEQAKAMDGIGAVSLTTGATWEGANALYARTGFARAPHRDWFVPGTDIKLFVYRLDLPQP; this comes from the coding sequence GTGCATTCGCCGATTACTGTCCGCCCAGCCCTGCCCGAAGACTACGACGACGTTGCCCGCATCACGCAGGATTCATACGTCACCGCGGGGTACTACGGCAGCGCGGACCACCCGTACCTGCGGCAACTCCAGGACGTGGCAGCTCGCGCGGAGCACGCCGAAATCTTCGTGGCGGAACGCAACGGCCAGGTGATCGGTTCGGTCACTGCTGCGCCAGCGGGCGGCGGTTTCTCGGACATCGGCCTGGACGACGAACTGGAACTGCGCACCCTGGTAGTAGACCCCGCAGTGCAGCGTTCGGGCGCCGGACGGGCCTTGGTGCAGGCCGTCGTCGAGCAAGCCAAAGCGATGGACGGCATCGGTGCCGTCTCCCTTACCACTGGGGCAACGTGGGAGGGCGCCAACGCCCTCTACGCCCGCACCGGTTTTGCCCGCGCTCCGCACCGTGACTGGTTCGTCCCCGGCACCGACATAAAGCTGTTCGTTTACAGGCTGGACCTCCCACAGCCATAA
- a CDS encoding LLM class flavin-dependent oxidoreductase, translating to MSTPQRQLHLNAFLMSTGHHEASWRLPESDPFASTKVEHYQHLARTAERGKLDSIFFADSPVLFGEVGRRPAGKLEPTVLLTAIAAATQKIGLIATASTTYNDPFNLARRFASVDWVSGGRAGWNVVTTAGPDAARNFGVDDQPAHAVRYERAAEFIEVAQKLWDSWEDEAVLADKAEGVWGDAHKIRAIEHEGKHFRVRGPLNVPRSPQGHPLIVQAGSSEDGKKLAAQYAEAVFTAHQTVEDAQAFYADLKARTLAAGRDPEGIKILPGIVPVIGSTEAEALKLERELDELIKPEYAREQLARTLHVAPGDLPLDRQLPADLPSEDDIEGAKSRYTLIVELARREQLTVRQLIGRLGGGRGHRTFSGTPEQVADAIQDWFQAGAADGFNIMPPVLPSGLETFVDQVVPILHQRGLFRTEYMASTLRGHYGLARPENRFAGSAAQQLTSIGSAF from the coding sequence ATGTCCACCCCACAACGCCAACTCCACCTCAACGCCTTCCTGATGAGCACCGGCCATCACGAGGCCTCCTGGCGCCTGCCGGAAAGTGATCCTTTCGCATCCACCAAGGTGGAGCACTACCAGCACCTGGCCCGCACGGCGGAACGCGGAAAGCTGGATTCCATCTTCTTCGCGGACTCCCCTGTCCTCTTCGGCGAGGTGGGCCGTCGCCCTGCCGGCAAGTTGGAACCCACGGTGCTGCTGACCGCCATCGCCGCGGCAACGCAAAAGATCGGCCTGATCGCCACGGCCTCCACCACCTACAACGACCCCTTCAATCTGGCACGGCGCTTCGCGTCAGTGGACTGGGTCAGCGGGGGTCGCGCCGGTTGGAACGTCGTCACGACGGCGGGGCCGGACGCGGCGCGAAACTTCGGCGTCGATGACCAGCCGGCACATGCGGTCCGTTACGAGCGGGCGGCCGAGTTCATCGAGGTAGCCCAGAAGCTGTGGGACAGCTGGGAGGACGAAGCAGTACTTGCTGACAAGGCCGAAGGAGTGTGGGGGGATGCCCACAAGATCCGGGCCATTGAGCACGAAGGCAAGCATTTCCGCGTCCGTGGTCCCCTGAACGTCCCGCGTTCCCCGCAGGGCCACCCGCTGATCGTGCAGGCGGGGTCCTCAGAGGACGGCAAGAAGCTCGCCGCCCAGTACGCCGAGGCCGTGTTCACAGCCCACCAGACAGTGGAGGATGCGCAGGCTTTCTACGCTGACCTGAAGGCTCGCACCCTGGCGGCGGGACGGGATCCCGAGGGCATCAAGATCCTGCCCGGCATCGTCCCCGTGATTGGTTCCACGGAGGCAGAAGCACTGAAGCTGGAGCGTGAACTCGATGAGCTCATCAAGCCTGAATACGCCCGCGAACAACTGGCAAGGACCCTGCATGTGGCACCCGGGGATCTCCCGCTGGACCGGCAGTTGCCGGCTGATCTTCCGTCTGAGGATGACATCGAAGGCGCCAAGAGTCGCTATACGTTGATCGTGGAGCTTGCCCGCCGCGAGCAGCTCACGGTCCGGCAGCTGATCGGTCGCTTGGGTGGCGGGCGTGGCCACCGCACTTTCTCTGGCACGCCCGAGCAAGTGGCCGATGCCATCCAGGACTGGTTTCAGGCAGGGGCGGCTGACGGCTTCAACATCATGCCGCCCGTTCTCCCCTCCGGTTTGGAGACCTTCGTGGACCAGGTAGTGCCGATCCTTCACCAGCGTGGGCTGTTCCGCACCGAATACATGGCGTCTACGCTGCGCGGGCACTACGGGCTTGCACGGCCTGAGAACCGCTTTGCAGGTTCTGCGGCACAGCAGCTTACCTCCATCGGCTCGGCGTTCTGA
- a CDS encoding ABC transporter substrate-binding protein — MSASPRVRTRINTHHRHTAPNRRQVLGAFIALPALGLLTACGGPATAGGESTQAAQVTAPLATAVPEGTTLVVGDPTVQVALELSGLDKKLSFPVKFANISGGPATTEAFRANALDVGSVADIPPIHATWTGLDVRIIASVYRKDAVNHPLYELGVAPGAGITELQGLRGKKIAYSPGQAQGALVLRILEKAGLEQKDVKLVELPSTGDTYSTALSSKQVDAAPLGGVQIKRYLAKYGADGGTTLRHGLRDDPGHLYAPAKVLEDPAKAAALAEYVGLWGQAQRWIQDHPKEWLEGYYVKNQGLSREDGQYLIDAAGERDLPTSWTEAIARHQQTIDLLAREQKKPKLDAAKLYDLRFEAIAGTAYAAAGGA, encoded by the coding sequence ATGTCCGCGTCCCCCCGCGTTCGAACACGGATCAACACCCATCATCGACACACAGCACCCAACCGCCGCCAAGTCCTCGGCGCCTTCATCGCCCTCCCCGCCCTCGGCCTGTTGACTGCCTGCGGCGGTCCGGCAACGGCTGGTGGCGAATCCACGCAGGCCGCGCAGGTCACGGCACCGCTGGCCACCGCTGTCCCGGAAGGAACCACGCTGGTAGTGGGCGACCCCACGGTACAGGTTGCCTTGGAACTCTCCGGCCTGGACAAGAAGCTCAGCTTCCCGGTGAAGTTTGCCAACATTTCCGGCGGGCCGGCCACTACCGAAGCGTTCCGGGCCAACGCCCTGGATGTTGGCTCGGTGGCCGACATACCTCCTATCCATGCCACGTGGACAGGCCTGGATGTCCGGATCATTGCGAGCGTCTACCGCAAAGACGCCGTGAACCACCCACTCTATGAATTGGGTGTGGCCCCCGGCGCCGGGATTACGGAACTCCAAGGCCTCCGTGGCAAGAAGATCGCCTACAGCCCCGGGCAGGCCCAAGGCGCTTTGGTCCTGCGCATCCTGGAAAAGGCGGGCTTGGAACAAAAAGACGTCAAGCTCGTGGAACTGCCCAGCACCGGGGACACGTATTCCACGGCCCTGTCCAGCAAGCAGGTTGATGCTGCCCCACTGGGAGGCGTTCAAATCAAGCGATACCTGGCCAAATACGGTGCCGACGGCGGAACCACCCTCCGGCACGGCCTCCGCGACGACCCCGGTCACCTGTATGCGCCGGCCAAGGTCTTGGAAGATCCGGCCAAGGCTGCCGCACTTGCGGAGTATGTGGGCCTGTGGGGACAGGCACAGCGGTGGATCCAAGACCACCCCAAAGAATGGCTTGAGGGCTACTACGTCAAGAATCAGGGGCTCTCCCGCGAGGACGGCCAGTACCTGATCGATGCCGCGGGCGAGCGCGATCTCCCTACCTCGTGGACGGAGGCCATTGCCCGCCACCAGCAAACCATCGACCTGCTGGCACGCGAGCAGAAGAAGCCCAAACTGGACGCTGCAAAGCTGTATGACCTGCGGTTCGAGGCTATCGCCGGCACGGCCTACGCCGCGGCAGGGGGTGCCTAG
- a CDS encoding AAA family ATPase codes for MIKTLAIANYRSIRDLAIELHGLDVVTGANGSGKSSLYRALRLLAECAGGDSGNVVGSLARDGGLASTLWAGPESISEAMRRGEVPVQGTVRRDSVNLKLGYSGDDFGYLVDLGMPVSSGAGFDQETGRARPSAFSLDPEIKREQIFSGPVARPGSLLVDRKGSLAKLRGADGDWTELSRRLDTFQSMLTEVSDQDRAPEVLRVRDSVRSWRFYDHFRTDAEAPARQAQLGTRTPVLHHSGKDLAAALQTMREVGFERQLDAAVDHAFPGSHLGIAVSDGRFSVELRQPGMLRPMKAAELSDGTLRFLLLTAALLTPRPPELMVLNEPETSLHVDLMPALAGLIVQASANSQMIVVTHSESLLGALRESGAAHEHELYKDLGETRIKGLGSLEGPLWSWPKR; via the coding sequence GTGATCAAGACCCTTGCCATCGCCAACTACCGGTCCATCCGCGATCTCGCGATTGAGCTGCATGGCTTGGACGTGGTCACAGGGGCCAACGGCAGCGGCAAGTCCTCCCTCTACCGTGCGCTGCGCCTGCTGGCCGAATGTGCAGGGGGTGACTCCGGAAATGTGGTGGGCTCGTTGGCCAGGGATGGCGGGTTGGCGTCCACACTCTGGGCTGGCCCGGAGTCGATCAGCGAGGCGATGCGGCGAGGCGAAGTTCCTGTCCAAGGTACGGTCCGCCGGGACTCCGTCAACCTGAAACTGGGGTATTCCGGGGACGACTTCGGTTACCTCGTGGACTTGGGAATGCCCGTGTCCAGTGGCGCCGGATTCGACCAGGAAACAGGCAGGGCCCGTCCTTCTGCTTTTAGCCTGGATCCCGAGATCAAGCGCGAACAGATCTTTTCCGGACCAGTAGCAAGGCCAGGTTCCCTGTTGGTGGATCGCAAAGGAAGCCTTGCGAAGCTCCGGGGCGCTGACGGGGACTGGACTGAGCTTTCGCGGCGGCTGGACACCTTCCAGAGCATGCTGACGGAGGTTTCGGACCAGGACCGGGCACCTGAAGTACTCCGGGTTCGGGACTCAGTGCGTTCCTGGCGGTTCTACGATCACTTCCGGACAGATGCGGAAGCACCCGCCCGGCAAGCCCAGCTCGGCACCCGCACTCCCGTGCTGCACCACAGCGGGAAGGACCTGGCTGCGGCCCTGCAGACCATGCGTGAAGTGGGATTTGAGCGTCAGTTGGATGCCGCCGTCGATCACGCTTTTCCGGGGAGCCACCTCGGGATCGCCGTGAGCGACGGCCGCTTCAGCGTGGAGTTGCGGCAGCCTGGCATGCTGCGGCCCATGAAGGCAGCCGAACTCTCGGATGGAACGTTGCGGTTCCTGCTGCTGACCGCCGCATTGCTCACTCCGCGGCCGCCGGAATTGATGGTCCTCAACGAACCCGAGACGAGCCTCCACGTCGATCTGATGCCGGCACTGGCTGGACTCATCGTCCAAGCCAGTGCCAACAGCCAGATGATCGTGGTGACACACTCCGAATCACTGCTCGGGGCGCTCCGGGAAAGTGGAGCGGCCCACGAGCACGAGCTCTACAAGGACTTGGGCGAGACCAGGATCAAGGGACTCGGTTCCTTGGAAGGCCCGTTGTGGAGTTGGCCCAAGCGCTGA
- the ligA gene encoding NAD-dependent DNA ligase LigA — protein MSTPENPDPVRTTTQDAAAALGAEEGTPPSESLRDEYEQLADLVRKYRYAYYQEDAPTVSDAEFDELYRRLEEIEALHPELVSNDSPTQEVGGEVSAAFTAVAHLQRMYSLDDVFSLEELEAWVRKAEASVARLGDSAPPIAWLTELKIDGLAVNLLYRDGKLVRAATRGDGTTGEDITHNVLTIKEIPRELSGSGYPSEVEIRGEVFIPSKAFIEFNEALVAAGKAPLANPRNAAAGSLRQKDPAETAKRPLSMFVHGIGAREGLNAKSQSETYKLLADWGLPVSPYLKVLDSFEGVLEFIAHYGEHRHDLLHEIDGIVVKIDDFATQRALGYTSRVPRWAAAYKYPPEEVHTKLLDILVNVGRTGRVTPFGLMEPVKVAGSTVGMATLHNQDVVKAKGVMIGDIVILRKAGDVIPEIVGPVLALRNQQDPPVREFVMPTECPSCGTPLAPAKESDVDIRCPNAKSCPSQLRERVFHLAGRGAFDIEALGWEAAIALTQPAEPETPPLTSEAGLFNLTHEDLANVMIRREKRSKGVGTGQYELVPYFYSRGTAKSPSKPTATTEKLFAELEKAKKQPLWRVLVALSIRHVGPTASRALATAFGSMDAIRNATEEQLAHVDGVGPTIAAALKEWFAVDWHNEIVDSWAAAGVRMEDERDTSMPRTLEGLTIVVTGTLPNFSRDEAKEAIIIRGGKASGSVSKNTSYLVAGESAGTKLDKAEQLGVPILDEDGFRELLANGPAGSDADADAEAADAETVKTQ, from the coding sequence GTGAGCACACCAGAGAATCCAGATCCGGTCCGCACCACAACCCAGGATGCCGCTGCGGCCTTGGGCGCAGAAGAGGGAACACCTCCTTCGGAGAGCCTGCGGGATGAGTATGAGCAACTTGCCGACCTCGTGCGCAAGTACCGGTATGCCTATTACCAAGAGGACGCGCCCACGGTTTCCGACGCCGAGTTCGATGAACTCTACCGTCGCCTGGAAGAAATCGAAGCGCTGCATCCGGAACTCGTCTCCAATGACTCGCCCACGCAGGAAGTCGGGGGCGAAGTCTCTGCCGCCTTCACCGCCGTCGCGCATCTACAGCGGATGTACAGCCTGGACGACGTCTTTTCCCTCGAGGAACTCGAGGCTTGGGTACGCAAGGCTGAAGCTTCAGTGGCCCGGCTGGGGGACAGCGCGCCGCCCATCGCCTGGCTGACTGAACTGAAAATCGATGGACTCGCCGTCAATCTGCTGTACAGGGACGGCAAGCTGGTTCGCGCCGCCACCCGCGGCGACGGCACCACCGGGGAAGACATCACGCACAACGTCCTCACCATCAAGGAAATCCCGCGGGAACTCAGCGGCTCCGGTTATCCCTCGGAAGTTGAAATCCGTGGGGAAGTCTTTATTCCCTCCAAGGCCTTCATTGAGTTCAACGAAGCCCTGGTTGCCGCGGGCAAAGCGCCCCTCGCCAATCCACGCAACGCGGCTGCGGGCTCGCTCCGCCAGAAGGACCCGGCAGAAACTGCAAAGCGCCCACTGAGTATGTTCGTTCACGGCATCGGCGCCCGGGAGGGACTGAATGCCAAGAGCCAATCCGAAACCTACAAGCTGCTGGCCGATTGGGGACTGCCTGTCAGCCCGTACTTGAAAGTACTGGATTCCTTTGAGGGCGTCCTGGAATTTATCGCCCATTACGGCGAACACCGGCACGATCTCCTGCACGAAATTGATGGCATCGTGGTCAAGATCGACGACTTCGCCACCCAACGTGCGCTCGGCTACACCTCCCGCGTCCCCAGGTGGGCCGCCGCCTACAAGTACCCGCCGGAGGAAGTCCACACCAAACTGTTGGACATCCTTGTCAACGTGGGCCGCACGGGGCGAGTCACGCCGTTCGGTTTGATGGAGCCGGTGAAGGTCGCGGGTTCCACCGTGGGGATGGCCACCCTGCACAACCAGGATGTGGTCAAGGCCAAGGGCGTCATGATCGGCGACATCGTGATTCTCCGCAAGGCCGGTGACGTGATTCCGGAGATCGTTGGGCCCGTGCTGGCCCTGCGCAACCAACAGGATCCACCAGTGCGGGAATTTGTCATGCCCACCGAGTGCCCGTCCTGCGGTACGCCATTGGCACCGGCAAAAGAAAGCGATGTGGACATCCGTTGCCCCAACGCCAAGTCCTGCCCGTCCCAGCTGCGTGAGCGCGTTTTCCACCTTGCCGGACGCGGTGCGTTCGACATCGAGGCTTTGGGCTGGGAAGCTGCGATCGCCCTGACCCAGCCGGCAGAGCCGGAGACCCCTCCGTTGACCAGTGAGGCGGGGTTGTTCAATCTGACCCACGAGGATCTGGCGAACGTCATGATCCGCAGGGAGAAGAGGTCCAAGGGGGTAGGCACGGGCCAGTATGAGCTTGTTCCGTACTTCTACTCAAGGGGGACGGCCAAGTCGCCCTCCAAGCCAACAGCAACCACGGAAAAACTCTTTGCTGAGCTGGAGAAAGCGAAGAAGCAACCCCTGTGGCGTGTCCTTGTGGCATTGTCCATCCGGCATGTGGGACCCACGGCCTCCCGGGCCCTGGCAACGGCTTTTGGCAGCATGGACGCCATCCGGAACGCCACTGAAGAGCAGCTTGCGCACGTTGATGGAGTCGGACCCACCATCGCAGCGGCCCTGAAGGAATGGTTCGCCGTGGATTGGCATAACGAGATCGTGGACAGCTGGGCCGCCGCCGGTGTGCGGATGGAGGACGAGCGCGATACCAGCATGCCGCGAACCCTTGAAGGCCTGACGATCGTGGTGACGGGCACGCTGCCCAACTTCAGCCGGGACGAGGCCAAAGAAGCCATCATCATCCGTGGCGGCAAGGCTTCAGGGTCCGTGTCCAAGAACACCAGCTACCTGGTTGCCGGTGAAAGTGCGGGAACCAAGCTGGACAAAGCCGAGCAGCTCGGTGTTCCCATATTGGATGAGGACGGCTTCCGTGAGCTGTTGGCCAACGGTCCGGCAGGGTCCGACGCTGACGCCGACGCCGAAGCCGCTGACGCCGAGACAGTAAAAACGCAATGA
- a CDS encoding inositol monophosphatase family protein, translating into MTDAIELLAVAKRAAAAGAAVLSQRTAVGTGGAGLGISNKGDAGDWVTEFDVAAENAVREAILAARPNDTITGEEHGTTRPEQASGYRWSIDPLDGTTNFIRNIVYYATSVAVADADGVWLAGVVHAPALGRVYSAARGQGAWLEVAGEATRLAGPVPGRTGLILATGFSYDPDTRANQAAGLAELMDGFADVRRLGSAALDLCLVADGTYDAFGERGLNEHDFSAGALIAEEAGCWVRRPRLQSPLDGGPTTEDRLAAWTCAGALELSGKFPL; encoded by the coding sequence ATGACCGACGCCATTGAGCTACTGGCCGTAGCGAAACGTGCTGCTGCCGCCGGAGCTGCGGTCCTTTCGCAGAGAACTGCCGTGGGCACGGGCGGCGCTGGGCTGGGCATATCCAACAAGGGCGATGCCGGAGACTGGGTTACCGAGTTCGACGTCGCAGCCGAGAATGCAGTCCGCGAGGCCATCTTGGCGGCTCGGCCCAACGACACCATCACCGGGGAGGAGCACGGCACCACCCGGCCCGAGCAGGCCTCGGGTTACCGCTGGTCCATTGATCCCCTTGATGGCACCACCAATTTCATTCGCAACATCGTCTACTACGCCACGTCGGTGGCTGTGGCCGATGCCGACGGCGTTTGGCTGGCCGGCGTAGTTCACGCGCCGGCCCTGGGCCGCGTCTATTCGGCGGCCCGAGGCCAAGGCGCCTGGCTGGAAGTTGCGGGGGAGGCTACCCGGCTGGCTGGCCCCGTTCCCGGGCGCACCGGACTCATTCTGGCCACGGGATTCAGCTACGATCCAGATACGCGCGCCAATCAAGCGGCAGGCCTCGCCGAGCTGATGGACGGCTTCGCGGACGTTCGGAGGCTGGGTTCGGCGGCCTTGGACCTGTGCCTGGTGGCAGATGGCACTTACGACGCTTTTGGGGAACGCGGATTGAACGAGCACGATTTCTCCGCTGGCGCCCTGATCGCTGAAGAAGCGGGCTGTTGGGTGCGCAGGCCACGGCTTCAGAGCCCGCTCGACGGCGGCCCCACCACCGAGGACCGCTTGGCTGCATGGACGTGCGCCGGGGCCTTGGAGCTGTCCGGCAAATTTCCGCTCTGA